Proteins from one Ricinus communis isolate WT05 ecotype wild-type chromosome 9, ASM1957865v1, whole genome shotgun sequence genomic window:
- the LOC8273567 gene encoding uncharacterized protein LOC8273567, whose amino-acid sequence MTLFACCSSHNIKDPMSSFINSFTHFLILSFFSLISAVSCATQLPSYTDHCSSVVPQYATKINTNPSFPLGHFHTGYGGGTGIFSHVSSSFSKSFVFRTRNAYHTDIEGVLKVEADFLFPMPYIYNYGRNFNNGQAQDSRMGKDLVRLSLEGYWSESSGKLCMVGYSRLKIDDFLDLKAVLKLESVKKSSTVTSLISGTLECLNSNDDSYCFESISILMLPHMNYEYTLVSKQFQGGDEGDSDKKVPFTSFPGPSFCNEGWWPPNGFYLNYASNCDSANRCSPFDEDLPPVVFISGFGCLEKEGRLRVLVEFSERRSNGFYQPFYPNRTFLGEGIWDESELYIVACRFLEVAESLASARVADCSIRLSLSFSDTLSIRQTNNMVGKVSTNRTLDDPGYFDNIIFRSSENRIVGVPGLKYEYTESDRVRNSCTRTQLLKNSKKRYPNGNYIHMRFDMSIRSSVGRIAFGYAIPFSVGDQFYEKHLDEANSAVEATLSSSPIKMSYKFRFTMLPGVKLGEGLSLFTTASKFDEVEVSAEGIYDKKSGALCLAGCRDLGLDNQTENFDCEIILKFQLPPLEEENNEGNIKGRIQSSREKSDPLYFESLETSSAEYSTGEEKKFIRRMDMEIAISLISSALSCFFVGLQRLHSKRHPEILPLMSLVMLSILTLGHLVPLVTSFGSLLLNNDDQQHHFHGTGRFLEANEMLRNLLKLVAFLFQFHLLQLTWIARINSERYKSLSVVEKTTFLLSVPIYAVGALLALLMNWSIEKGIELQTYGGLILDGFLLPQILMNIFRDSKENVLSSSFYIGMTFLQLLPHVHTLYEAYTSLLQIPPWEVITVLVDLVLAAVIYLQQHHVVSATANNISAQISVIPILNGTNFKVWKENVEIVLNCMDLDLALRTEQPTLAKDTSNETKVEK is encoded by the exons ATGACACTTTTTGCTTGCTGCTCTTCTCACAATATCAAGGATCCAATGAGTTCcttcattaattctttcacACATTTccttattctttctttcttttctttgatctCAGCTGTATCCTGTGCAACTCAACTCCCTTCATACACTGACCATTGCTCTTCAGTTGTCCCACAGTATGCTACAAAGATAAATACAAATCCTTCATTTCCACTGGGCCATTTCCACACTGGTTACGGAGGTGGCACTGGAATTTTCAGTCATGTCTCCTCCAGTTTCTCAAAATCTTTTGTCTTTCGCACCCGTAATGCCTATCATACTGACATTGAAGGTGTGCTCAAAGTCGAAGCAGATTTTCTGTTCCCAATGCCATACATTTATAACTACGGCAGGAACTTCAATAATGGGCAAGCTCAGGATAGTAGAATGGGGAAAGACTTGGTAAGGCTCTCGCTAGAAGGGTACTGGTCAGAATCTTCAGGTAAACTTTGTATGGTAGGGTACAGTAGACTgaaaattgatgattttctTGATCTTAAGGCTGTTCTGAAGCTTGAAAGTGTGAAGAAGTCTAGTACCGTTACAAGTCTGATTAGTGGAACTTTGGAGTGCTTGAATTCTAATGATGATTCTTATTGCTTTGAATCAATATCGATCTTGATGCTTCCTCATATGAACTATGAGTATACTTTAGTTTCTAAACAATTTCAAGGTGGAGATGAAGGTGATTCTGACAAGAAAGTACCCTTCACTTCATTCCCTGGACCTAGTTTCTGTAATGAAGGTTGGTGGCCCCCCAAtggattttatttgaattatgcAAGTAATTGTGATTCTGCAAACAGATGCAGCCCTTTCGATGAAGATCTTCCTCCTGTTGTATTCATAAGTGGATTTGGATGCTtggaaaaagaaggaagattGCGAGTCTTGGTTGAATTTTCTGAGCGCCGCTCCAATGGTTTTTACCAGCCTTTTTATCCCAACAGAACATTTCTTGGGGAAGGAATTTGGGATGAGAGTGAACTGTATATTGTTGCTTGCCGATTCTTGGAGGTTGCCGAGTCTTTGGCTAGTGCTCGCGTTGCAGATTGTTCGATAAGGTTGAGCTTGAGCTTTTCTGATACATTGTCAATCAGACAGACAAATAATATGGTGGGGAAAGTATCAACCAACAGAACTCTCGATGATCCTGGTTACTTTGATAACATCATTTTTCGGAGTTCGGAGAATCGTATAGTGGGTGTTCCTGGTTTGAAGTATGAGTACACTGAATCTGACAGAGTGAGGAATTCATGTACAAGAACACAACTGCTTAAAAATAGCAAGAAGAGATACCCAAATGGGAATTATATTCATATGAGATTCGACATGTCGATTAGAAGTTCTGTAGGAAGAATTGCATTCGGTTATGCAATTCCATTCTCTGTAGGTGACCAGTTTTACGAAAAACATTTAGATGAAGCAAATTCTGCAGTTGAAGCAACGCTTAGCAGCAGTCCAATTAAAATGAGCTACAAGTTCAGATTCACAATGCTACCTGGCGTAAAACTTGGCGAAGGTCTTTCTCTATTTACTACAGCTTCAAAATTTGATGAGGTAGAAGTTTCTGCTGAAGGGATCTATGATAAAAAGTCAGGAGCCTTGTGTTTGGCAGGATGTAGAGATCTTGGATTGGACAATCAGACAGAAAACTTCGACTGTGAAATCATTCTGAAGTTTCAGTTGCCACCACtggaagaagaaaacaatgAGGGTAACATTAAGGGAAGGATTCAGAGCTCGCGGGAAAAGTCAGATCCTCTTTACTTTGAATCTTTGGAAACATCTTCAGCTGAATATTCAACGGGTGAAGAAAAAAAGTTCATCCGGAGGATGGATATGGAGATTGCAATTTCTCTTATATCAAGCGCATTGTCATGTTTCTTTGTGGGCTTGCAGCGCTTGCACTCAAAAAGGCATCCAGAAATTCTTCCTTTGATGTCACTTGTTATGCTTTCAATACTCACTTTGGGGCACCTAGTGCCTCTTGTGACAAGCTTCGGTTCATTACTCTTGAACAATGATGATCAGCAACATCATTTTCATGGGACAGGCAGATTTCTTGAAGCGAATGAGATGCTCAGAAACTTACTTAAATTAGTAGCTTTCTTGTTCCAGTTTCATCTTTTGCAGCTAACTTGGATAGCAAGAATTAACAGTGAAAGGTATAAGTCCCTGTCGGTAGTTGAGAAGACTACTTTTCTTCTGTCTGTACCAATTTATGCTGTTGGCGCCTTACTTGCTTTGCTTATGAATTGGAGTATTGAAAAGGGGATTGAGTTACAAACTTATGGAGGACTTATCTTGGATGGTTTTCTTTTGCCTCAAATTCTGATGAACATTTTCAGGGACTCCAAGGAGAATGTTCTTAGCTCTTCTTTCTACATTGGTATGACTTTCCTCCAATTGCTGCCACATGTTCATACTCTTTATGAAGCTTACACTTCTCTTCTCCAAATTCCACCCTGGGAAGTCATTACTGTATTGGTAGACCTGGTTCTTGCAGCAGTTATTTATCTGCAGCAGCACCATGTTG TTTCAGCAACTGCAAATAATATTTCTGCTCAAATTAGTGTTATTCCTATACTAAACGGTACAAACTTTAAGGTTTGGAAAGAGAATGTGGAAATCGTTCTCAATTGTATGGATTTAGACCTTGCACTACGGACAGAGCAACCCACTTTAGCTAAAGATACTTCAAATGAGACTAAAGTTGAGAAATGA